A window of Triplophysa dalaica isolate WHDGS20190420 chromosome 7, ASM1584641v1, whole genome shotgun sequence contains these coding sequences:
- the LOC130425880 gene encoding G-protein-signaling modulator 1-like → MGVSLLSPHVQKSTNGLRSEQADDPDEIYQLLVNSQSRRLDDQRVMLTSSPGMEAFTIKEQKETNTLKKSYDHICNMVSGAHSFRRRSPRKMPMTPASPNFSLSNPTERCDHPDSFNKLPSVSFSPISDKDQMDYDFQGEQDQLFCLVSQAQRGSLDKQRCSINPLSHSSRPSDLHLQTDQEAEQFFNLIANTQNRRFDDQRATLNLLPEVLHSTGVTGQESDQLFNLVSRIQGSRIDDQRCSAPHIQLGSPAPPRKSHSRPASQTVPPSQSGPTRTSASFSPVSENQEQNSFDQDQFFSLVHHLQQSPMDDQRCSFEPSKYSSSTIKTPNTTSIALSKYICAKIHF, encoded by the exons ATGGGAGTAAGCCTGTTGTCTCCACATGTTCAGAAATCCACCAATGGGCTCCGGTCTGAACAGGCTGATG ATCCTGATGAGATTTACCAGCTTCTGGTGAACAGTCAGAGCCGCAGATTAGATGACCAGCGGGTGATGCTCACTTCATCACCGGGGATGGAGGCATTCACGATCAAAGAGCAGAAAGAGACTAATACATTGAAAAAAAGCTATGATCACATCTGTAACATGGTCAGCGGCGCTCAT AGTTTCAGGAGACGGAGTCCTCGAAAAATGCCCATGACCCCTGCGTCCCCAAACTTCAGTCTCAGTAATCCCACTGAGCGTTGTGATCATCCCGATTCCTTCAACAAGCTTCCTTCAGTTTCTTTCAGCCCAATCTCAGATAAAGACCAAATGGATTATGATTTTCAG GGTGAGCAGGACCAGCTTTTCTGTCTAGTGAGTCAAGCACAGCGTGGAAGTCTTGACAAACAACGCTGCTCAATCAACCCCCTATCACATTCATCCAGGCCATCAG ATCTTCATCTTCAAACAGATCAAGAGGCTGAGCAGTTTTTTAATCTTATTGCTAATACACAAAACCGACGGTTTGATGACCAGCGAGCAACCCTTAACCTGCTCCCAGAAGTACTTCACTCCACTGGTGTTACTGGTCAGGAATCTGATCAACTCTTCAATCTCGTCTCCAGAATACAG GGCTCTCGGATAGATGATCAACGCTGTTCTGCTCCTCACATCCAGCTGGGGTCCCCAGCCCCCCCGAGAAAGTCTCACTCTCGACCCGCATCCCAGACTGTCCCTCCATCTCAATCAGGGCCGACCCGGACATCAGCATCCTTCAGTCCAGTCTCAGAG AATCAGGAACAAAACAGTTTTGATCAGGACCAGTTTTTCTCTCTTGTCCATCATCTACAGCAAAGTCCAATGGATGACCAGCGATGCTCATTTGAACCCAGCAAATATAGTTCTTCCACTATAAAGACTCCCAACACTACATCCATTG ccttgtcaaaatatatttgtgcaaAAATACACTTTTGA
- the LOC130426789 gene encoding uncharacterized protein LOC130426789, with protein sequence MVDKCALKSPPGLHIYSTENHKGGNKASTPQITLTPASPAVPQKAPPRSRSPTLMLCDSPLRSYSPGSDEQRLLYDDMPMQITFQISMRFPPPEACGTNIHQCQLPEVFLTVGQPGETVVLPLNPKPGRPVSFSINPPKKHHYRSASPHRSPARHERGRSSSPNRVNVTSPISPREDYFSLIQRVHTAQLQHNNGQERGDMNREPRRGKGKSGGRKEKKEGNRGKKK encoded by the exons ATGGTAGACAAATGTGCACTGAAGTCACCGCCAGGCCTACATATCTACAGCACAGAGAATCACAAAGGGGGAAATAAAGCATCTACCCCTCAGATCACCCTGACTCCCGCGTCACCGGCCGTACCCCAAAAAGCTCCTCCCAGGTCGAGGTCTCCCACCCTGATGCTCTGTGACTCTCCTCTTAGATCATATAGCCCTGGGTCAGATGAGCAAAGGTTACTGTATGATGACATGCCCATGCAG ATAACATTTCAAATTTCCATGCGTTTCCCCCCACCTGAA GCGTGTGGAACAAACATTCATCAGTGTCAATTACCTGAAGTCTTTCTCACAGTTGGACAACCCGGAGAAACTGTTGTGCTTCCACTCAACCCCAAACCTGGCAGACCTGTCTCCTTCAGTATCAATCCACCCAAAAAACATCACTACAGGTCTGCATCTCCTCACAGGTCTCCTGCCAGACATGAAAGGGGAAGATCTTCTTCTCCAAACCGAGTCAATGTGACGAGTCCCATCAGCCCCCGTGAGGATTATTTCTCTCTGATCCAGAGAGTCCACACGGCTCAACTGCAACACAACAATGGACAGGAAAGAGGAGACATGAACAGGGAACCTAGGAGGGGAAAAGGAAAAAGTGGTGgaaggaaagagaaaaaagaaggAAATAGAGGAAAGAAGAAATAA
- the xab2 gene encoding pre-mRNA-splicing factor SYF1, whose product MPNLSGKADVIFEEDDLAYEEEIIRNPYSVKCWMRYIEHKQNAPKSVLNMIYERALKELPGSYKLWYNYLRERRKQVKGKCVTDPANEEVNNCHERALVFMHKMPRIWIDYCGFMVSQCKITRSRRTFDRALRALPVTQHGRIWPLYLRFGRNLPLPETAIRVYRRYLKLSPENAEEYIDYLRTVGHLDEAALRLAAVVNDENFVSKEGKSNYQLWHELCDLISQNPDKVTSFNVGAIIRGGLTRFTDQLGKLWCSLADYYIRSGHFEKARDVYEEAILTVVTVRDFTQVFDSYAQFEESMIAAKMETTSELGQDEDEDIDLELRLARFEQLITRRPLLLNSVLLRQNPHNVHEWHKRVKLYEGQPRQIINTFTEAVQTVDTMKATGKPHMLWVSFGRFYEDNEQLDDARTIFEKATKVIYKQVDDLAAIWCEYGEMELRHENYDQALRILRKATAIPSRKAEYFDSSEPVQNRVYKSLKVWSMLADLEESLGTFQSTKAVYDRIIDLRIATPQIIINYAMFLEEHNYFEDSFKAYERGIALFRWPNVHDIWNTYLTKFIDRYGGKKLERARDLFEQALDGCPVKYAKTIYLLYAKLEEEYGLARHAMAVYERATSAVESDERHQMFNIYIKRAAEIYGVTHTRAIYQKAIEVLPDEHARDMCLRFADMESKLGEIDRARAIYSYCSQICDPRMTARFWQNWKEFEIRHGNEDTIREMLRIKRSVQATYNTQVNFMSAQIIKATTGTVSDFDPGQSGLDDMKLLEQKAQLLAKEAEQDKPKPKDKILFVRSDTSRSELAELAKQANPDEIDIDDDDEDAEDGEPDEVQLEQKSVPTAVFGGLKED is encoded by the exons ATGCCAAATCTCAGCGGAAAAGCAGACGTGATATTC GAAGAAGATGATTTGGCTTATGAAGAAGAGATCATCAGGAATCCATATTCAGTCAAGTGTTGGATGCGTTACATTGAGCACAAGCAGAATGCTCCCAAGTCTGTGCTCAATATGATCTATGAAAGAGCTTTAAAAGAACTGCCTGGCag TTATAAGTTGTGGTACAATTACctgagagagaggaggaaaCAGGTGAAAGGCAAGTGTGTCACAGATCCAGCGAATGAGGAGGTCAACAACTGTCACGAGAGAGCTCTAGTGTTCATGCACAAG ATGCCACGGATATGGATCGATTACTGTGGGTTCATGGTGTCTCAATGTAAAATTACACGGAGCAGACGGACGTTTGATAGAGCATTAAGAGCGCTGCCCGTAACCCAGCATGGTCGGATCTGGCCCCTGTATCTTCGCTTTGGCCGTAACTTACCTCTGCCGGAAACCGCTATCCGCGTTTACCGACGTTACCTGAAG TTATCTCCTGAGAATGCAGAAGAATACATTGATTACCTACGAACGGTCGGACATCTGGATGAAGCTGCACTTCGGCTGGCAGCTGTCGTCAATGATGAAAACTTTGTTTCTAAAGAGGGAAAGTCAAATTATCAG CTCTGGCACGAGCTCTGCGACCTCATCTCACAAAACCCAGACAAGGTGACATCGTTCAACGTGGGAGCCATTATTCGAGGAGGTCTCACTCGGTTTACTGACCAGCTTGGCAAGCTCTGGTGTTCTCTGGCTGATTACTACATCCGCAGTGGCCACTTTGAGAAG GCTCGAGACGTATACGAGGAAGCCATCCTAACCGTAGTCACGGTGCGAGATTTCACCCAGGTGTTCGACAGCTATGCACAGTTTGAGGAAAGCATGATCGCCGCCAAAATGGAGACCACGTCCGAACTGGGACAGGATGAAGATG AGGACATTGACCTGGAGTTACGGTTGGCACGATTCGAGCAGCTGATAACTCGACGCCCGCTATTGTTGAACAGCGTGTTGCTGCGTCAGAATCCTCACAATGTTCACGAGTGGCACAAGAGAGTTAAACTCTATGAGGGTCAACCACGACAG ATAATCAACACGTTTACCGAGGCTGTGCAGACAGTAGACACAATGAAAGCCACAGGAAAGCCTCACATGCTCTGGGTTTCCTTCGGCAGATTCTATGAAGATAATGAACAACTGGATGAT GCTCGGACCATCTTTGAAAAGGCCACCAAGGTGATCTACAAACAGGTGGATGATCTTGCTGCAATATGGTGCGAGTATGGTGAGATGGAGCTGAGACATGAAAATTATGATCAGGCTCTACGCATACTAAGG AAAGCAACAGCGATTCCGTCAAGGAAAGCAGAGTATTTCGATTCATCGGAACCGGTGCAGAATCGAGTGTACAAATCCCTTAAAGTCTGGTCCATGCTTGCAGATTTGGAGGAAAGTCTGGGCACATTCCAG TCTACAAAGGCAGTGTATGATCGCATCATTGATCTCAGGATCGCCACACCTCAGATAATTATAAACTATGCCATGTTCCTTGAGGAACACAACTACTTTGAGGACAGCTTCAAG GCATATGAGCGTGGCATTGCCCTCTTTAGATGGCCTAATGTCCATGATATCTGGAACACATATCTCACAAAGTTCATCGATCGATATGGAGGCAAGAAGCTGGAGAGAGCACGAGATCTGTTTGAGCAAGCTCTGGATGGGTGCCCTGTTAAATACGCCAAAA CGATCTACCTGCTGTATGCTAAGCTGGAGGAGGAATACGGTCTTGCACGTCATGCCATGGCTGTGTATGAGAGAGCCACCTCTGCTGTAGAATCAGATGAGCGCCATCAAATGTTCAACATCTACATCAAGCGGGCAGCAGAGATTTATGGGGTCACACACACAAGAGCCATCTATCAGAAAGCCATTGAG GTCCTGCCAGATGAGCACGCCAGAGACATGTGTCTGCGCTTTGCTGATATGGAAAGCAAACTTGGAGAGATTGACCGAGCAAGAGCCATCTATTCCTACTGCTCTCAGATCTGTGATCCAAGG ATGACTGCTCGTTTCTGGCAAAACTGGAAAGAGTTTGAGATTCGCCACGGGAACGAGGACACAATCCGTGAGATGTTGCGTATTAAACGCAGTGTGCAGGCCACTTATAACACACAGGTCAACTTCATGTCCGCTCAGATCATAAAGGCCACTACTGGAACAG TGTCAGATTTCGATCCAGGGCAGAGCGGTTTGGATGACATGAAGTTGTTGGAGCAGAAGGCTCAGCTGCTGGCGAAAGAGGCCGAGCAGGACAAACCCAAACCTAAAGACAAGATCCTTTTCGTCAG GAGTGACACCTCTCGCAGCGAGCTGGCCGAACTGGCCAAACAAGCCAATCCAGATGAGATTGacattgatgatgatgatgaggatgcgGAGGATGGAGAACCCGATG AGGTCCAGCTAGAGCAGAAGTCTGTCCCTACCGCTGTCTTCGGAGGACTAAAGGAGGACTGA